One window from the genome of Populus alba chromosome 15, ASM523922v2, whole genome shotgun sequence encodes:
- the LOC118057522 gene encoding mitochondrial import inner membrane translocase subunit TIM8: MDPSSVNSAELERFLNQEKERAMVNEMVAKLTSACWDKCITSSPGSKFSSSESSCLSNCAQRYMDMSLIIMKRFQSMN, translated from the exons ATGGATCCTTCATCAGTTAACTCAGCTGAATTGGAACGATTCCTTAAT CAAGAGAAGGAAAGAGCTATGGTTAATGAGATGGTGGCAAAGCTTACAAGTGCATGCTGGGACAAATGCATCACAAGCTCACCGGGGAGCAAGTTCAGCTCAAGTGAATCATCTTGCCTTTCTAACTGTGCTCAGCGTTATATGGATATGAGTCTTATCATTATGAAACGCTTCCAGTCCATGAACTGA